One Lysinibacillus sp. OF-1 DNA segment encodes these proteins:
- a CDS encoding MOSC domain-containing protein has product MEKNRPIIHTLAVGMPKELLDSKGRSMITGIEKQQMQEVYLSSRGFEGDDVADKKHHGGPDRAVCLYPAEHYIQWEHELGKPLPTAAFGENLTVTNMLEADVCIGDIYKIGNAVIQITQGRIPCSTIDRYTEATTLLKRLIETGYTGYLARVLEEGSICADSTIEVVEKHPARITVLYGNEVYFKNKDAIAMKQIQAVDALADDWKEKLEKRIQILQSKVMN; this is encoded by the coding sequence ATGGAGAAAAATAGGCCAATAATTCACACACTTGCTGTTGGAATGCCGAAAGAATTGCTTGATAGTAAAGGACGTTCGATGATTACAGGAATTGAAAAGCAACAAATGCAAGAGGTTTATTTGTCATCACGTGGCTTCGAAGGGGATGATGTGGCAGATAAAAAACATCATGGTGGCCCAGACCGTGCAGTTTGTTTATACCCTGCAGAGCATTACATACAATGGGAACATGAACTTGGAAAACCGTTGCCTACTGCTGCATTTGGTGAAAATTTAACAGTAACGAATATGTTAGAAGCGGATGTTTGTATTGGGGATATTTATAAAATAGGTAATGCCGTCATACAAATCACACAAGGACGTATTCCATGTAGTACGATTGATAGATATACTGAGGCAACCACATTACTTAAACGTTTAATTGAAACAGGTTATACAGGTTATCTTGCACGCGTACTGGAGGAAGGGTCAATTTGTGCAGATTCAACAATAGAAGTTGTGGAAAAGCATCCTGCGCGTATCACAGTTTTGTACGGCAATGAAGTGTACTTTAAAAATAAAGATGCGATAGCTATGAAACAAATACAAGCAGTGGATGCATTAGCGGATGATTGGAAAGAAAAACTAGAAAAAAGGATTCAAATCTTACAAAGTAAAGTGATGAATTAA